The Nomascus leucogenys isolate Asia chromosome 4, Asia_NLE_v1, whole genome shotgun sequence genome includes the window cgattctcctgcctcagcctcctgagtagctggcactacaggcacgtgctgccacacctggctaattttttattttttatttttagtagaggtggggttccaccatgttggccaaggtggtctcgaactcctgacctcaggtgatccacccacctcggcctcccaaagtgctgggattacaggcgtgagccaccatgcctggccgataatttttcttaaacttttaattaaattCCTAATTCTTGAGGTTGGCTTTATTGTTCCCATATTTCAGATCAAGAAGCTGAGGCCCAAGGTTACACACTAAAGTAAATGGCGGAGGCAGAAATAACACCTATGTCCTCCTGACCCCAAAGCATGTTCTTAAAGTTCTGGAAGCCTCCTGGAGGCTTCCTTGCTGCTCCTCTGGGACCGCCACCCTGGGCAGGGTGTTCCATGGCCCCTCATCATCGTGGCTTTGAACCACAGGCCCTTCACCAGCACAGCAGCGGCAGGCATGGCGGCAAGCGTGGAGCAGCGCGAGGGCACCATCCAGGTGCAGGGCCAGGTCCTCTTCTTCCGAGAGGCCCGGCCCGGCAGCGGGCAGGCTCGCTTCTCTGTACTGCTGCTGCATGGTATTCGCTTCTCCTCCGAGACCTGGCAGAACCTGGGTACACTGCACAGGCTGGCCCAGGCTGGCTACCGGGCTGTGGCCATTGACCTGCCAGGTACTTAAGGGGCAGGCTTctgggcaggggttggggaggtCTCATCAGGGACAGGGCCAGGTTCCTATAACATGTAGCCCCTCCCCCtccaggggtgggggtggtgggatcTGGAGGACCCAGCCAGGCTGGGCCCTGAACTTGACAGCGTTTGGTCAAGAACATTGCAAGGGCCTCTGAGCAGTCTTGATCCAGACGTGGTCCTCACCGCCCAGCTGCTCCTCACTGTTACCTGGGCATTGTCTCAgtgtctctgagcctctgtttcctcatctgcaacgGGAGATAACCACAGTCATGTTTGGGGCTGGCTCTAATGAGAATGgaatgagataatccatgtgaGTATGTGGCTAGTACCTGACACAGAGTAATCGGTGCTCAGCCAATTGGAAGTAAAGTATTTTGACTGAGTCATAACCATAGGCTTTTGGAAGCCCTAAGGAGTGAGACCTGAGACTTCTGGAGCCTTGGGGGACAAGGCAGGGCCTGGGTGGGTGGCCAGGCGCCCAGTTGTGATCCCATATGCAAAGCCCTGAGCTGGGTTCTAGGGGAGGTGGGATCAGTGCCCAGACTGCCTGTCATAACCCGACGGCTGGGTCCCAACCCTTGGTGCCAGGTGTGAAAGGAGCAGCATGGCTGGCCCCACCCCCTCAGGCCAGGGATGGTATGGTTTCAGGGCTCAAGGGTGAGCCTCCAGCCCGGGCAGGATTGGTTCCAGTGGTGGGTTGGCTTGAGCTTCAGGGTGAAGGTCTGGAGCTAACCTTGTTGGTGAAGGCTGAATGACTGAGGAGGAGCTGCAGAACCCGCCCCTCAGCTGCTGTCCTTCAGGAGCCTCTCCTGTCCCAATCCAGGGCCAGGTGCCTTTCACAcagttaattttcacaacaatctTAAATGGCAGATACTTTTGTTATCCCCCtttaacagatggggaaactgagcagCTGAGAGAGGGCTGAGGGGGAcctacccaaggtcacatagacAATAAATGCAGAATTGGGTTCTGGACCCAGACTTGTTGGGCTTCAGAGCCTGATTCTCTCCAGGACACTTACTGCTGGGGAGACAGGCACAGACGTGGAGAGAAGTGCCTCATGCTTGGCACAGATAGGATAGAGTGAGGCTACTGTAGGAATAAATGTGGGCACACTGGGTGTTATAGGAACCTGGCCACAGAGAAACTGACctaggagggcttcctggagaaagCAACCATCTCCCTTGTTTTGCCATTCACTGCCCTTGTCTTGTCTCTTTCACACCTGAATCCCTGCAGGTCTGGGGCGCTCCAAGGAAGCAGCAGCCCCTGCCCCTATTGGGGAGCTGGCCCCTGCCAGCTTCCTGGCGGCTGTGGTGGATGCCTTGGAGCTGGGCCCCCCGGTTGTGATCAGTCCATCACTGAGTGGCATGTACTCCCTGCCCTTCCTCACGGCCCCTGGCTCCCAGCTCCTGGGCTATGTGCCAGTGGCCCCCATCTGCACTGACAAAATCAATGCTGCCAACTATGCCAGTGTGAAGGTACCCTTgtgtgggaagctgaggtgccCCTGCCAGGAGCAAGGAAGGGTGCATCCCTGGGCCTTCCTCATCTGGGGGCTGGGTAACTAAGGGGTGTCTTCTGGGAGGAGCTGACCACCCAACTCCACCCTTTAGGTTTACTCAGCAGACTActgtgccaagccctgtgctaAACTGTGTTCTGGGGCAGACACCAATCTGTGCCCCCACCCACTGGGCCAGCTTGTCTGTCTCCCTCATATGGGGTGGTCCCAGGAAGAGACTGAAgtggtggggagggctggggacgCTATGGCAGGTCCCTGTTGACTCTGCCCCACCCCCCTATGCTTCCTCTCAGACTCCAGCTCTGATTGTATATGGAGACCAGGACCCCATGGGTCAGACCAGCTTTGAGCACCTGAAGCAGCTGCCCAACTACCGGGTGCTGATCATGAAGGGGGCGGGGCACCCCTGTTACCTGGACAAACCAGAGGAGTGGCATACAGGGCTGCTGGACTTCCTGCAGGGGCTCCAGTGAAGCCCAGCACTGCTGCAGGGGGTgggctgcctgcctgccctgagcTCGCTCTCTTGCACGCTCTCTCTTCTCTCACGGGCTCTGGCTCATGCACATGCAACAGGTGCGTCTGTCTATATGTCTGGGTTCTTGTCTTTTGTGGTCTGTTTgtcttttctgcctctttctcttgcAGTGATAGACTGAGGGggtaaaatcaagagaaaaaaccCTCAGGAATCAAGGAACATAATCCGGTGGAGGGTAATCCATTACATGAGCTTCTCCTGTTCTTCCACTTTCCTGCCTGGCTTTCACTCCTTCCCCTGCTCTGCCCAGCCTTTCCCTTCCACCCACTCCTCCTTCTGCAAATGCCCTGAAGGCCAGCCCTTCCCCCAACACTCACTTCCCCACCTCCTTAGGCCCCAGATACATATATGCCCACATGCACGCTTACATGTTTAGAGCCATCCTTGTTCCCAAATATGACCCTTCGCTTGAGAGCAACTGCATAGGTACATGTAACTCTGGACTGGCATGCACATTGTCATGTGCAGCtttgcatatacacacatgcatacatgagCCTCCACACAAGCACTTGCACACGTGTGGGCTCCTAACCATGCTAATCTCACTGGCTGGGAAGGTGGGGACCCCATGGGCCAGCCCTTGCAGGAGGCCCTTTTGCAAGGCTTAGGGTGTGGCCAGCCCTGAAAGCTACTTGGACACAGGTTTCAGCTGGCCCTAGCCCAGAAGTGACCCCCAGAAAGGGAGGGCCACCGCTTTGCCCCCCCTGCTTTTACCCTTCCTTCTGGGTGCTCTACACCCCTCCCCAGGTTACCAGGCCTGAGGCATCTCAGCCAAGCTTGTTTCCTGCTCTGAGGCTTGGAGGGTGGGAGCCAGAGTGGAGGTCGGTGAAATAAAGTGATGCAATTAGACCCCACTGGCTTCTGCTTCTAAAGAGcgccgcccctcccccacccctgggACCAACACTGtgggcccctcccccaccccggcGGGACCAGATGGTCCCCCTGCCCTTTGTCCACCAGGCCagatggagaggaagggagatTGGATTCCCCTTCCCACCCACACATACCCAGGTGCCAAGAGACTCAGCTGTGGGGGGAGGTGGAGGTCAGTGGGACCAGGCTGAGCCGAttatggaggaggaggaggaatagtTGCTCCCTCGAGGGCGGGGGGTGCCCAGGGGACTTGAGAACCGTTCATCTCCACCCCCACTAGTATCCCTTCCCCAGTAAAAGACTCAACGGAGCCCGTTCCTTGCGACCCTATCCCTAAAAGGAATTCCGGGGGTAGATTTGGGGTTATCACAGGATCGGGTGCACAGGGCCACACGGCTCTCacgcccctcctccagcctgtcCTACGCGGACGAGGGCCGGGCCGTGCAGCTGTGGGTGGCCGAGGAGAGCGGGTCTTGGTGGGCCCGAGCCCGAGCGGAGGATGGCGCGCAGCGAGCAGAGCCGGGAGCTAGGCGGGGCGCGGGGTCCCAGCCGGAGCTCGGAGGGACCCGGGCCGGGAGCGAGGCGGAGCCAGGGCTGGCGGGGCCAAGGCGGGGATGCGGGTGCAGGGGGCTCGGCAGAGGCGCCGGGCGGGCGGCCCGGGCCGGAAGGACTGGCCTGGCGGGAGCGGAGGGGCTCGGAGCCGGGCGCAGCGCGGGCGGTGCGGGGAAGGCCGTGGCTGGGGACCAGGCTTCAGGCCGGACGCCCCTACCCCCAACCCgtggggctctgggagtggcagGGGAAGGGTCGCCCGAGCCCTCCAGGAAGCGGCCACCGCTCGGGGCGCACCGCggcgcgcggggcggggcgggcggctGCGGCACTGGGGCGGCTGGGGCGGGCCCGCGGCTCTGTAATCGGAtccggggagggggcggggaggggccgggccgggcgggccggggggttggggggggcgCGGAGCCGGGCTCCGGGCCGGCCGGGCTCCGCGCCTGTCAAACCCCTCATTGTTCGCAGCTGATGTCACTCGCAGTTGTGAGCGGCCGCCTCTCCCGGGGACAATGTGGGACTGAGCGGCCCAGCCGCcgtgccgccgccgccgccgccgcaggaCAGCCCCAGCGAGGTAGGGCGCGGGCCGGGCGGGGCACGGCGGGCCGCGAAGTTTGGGGGTTCGCCCGGGGGCAGGGAGCCCGCGCCCAGATCCCTCGGTTGGGGTCCCGGGTTTGTGAGACTGCGAGGAACACGTTCTCTGTCCCACACGGCTGAGGCCTGCACAGGTGGGGGGCGCTGGTCTGCCAGAGGCGCTCTTGGCACCAGGGAGGGGCTTCCTGGACCTTAGATCCCAGATTTGAGGCCCCCATCCCACTCGCTGTTTCTGTCCTTTGGGCctgctcctctctctgcctcctgtcttGGGTTCTGGTTCTGCTCCATCTCTGCCCTCATTGCCACTCCCCTGTAGCTCCTGGCTGGGCACACACCCCTTCCCATCCTCCGCAGTCGTTGGGGGAGCCAGATACAGATCTCCAGGCCAGGGGTGTGTGGAGATGACAGCTGGGGGCTCAGAGTGGTCCCTCTTGCCCCATAACTCTTCAGCCCTTTAGCTCTGACCTAGCTTCTTGGCTGGGGtcctggggggtgggggcgggaggcTCTGCTACTCACTTCAGCCTGGCCCTCATGCCTGCCTGGCCAGGAGAGGGAGGTGCCCGcctcctctctccccatccctgGCCCGCCATCTTGAGACCTGTGGCACCTAGTGCCCCACCCGGCCCCAGCACCCAGGGGAGTGGTCTCCAAGGTGATGATGCACCCAGGGCCAGGTGCATTCCTTTCTCTCCACCAAGCCCAGGATGCTCATGTTCGTGCTGAACCAGCAGGACATGTGTCCCCAGGGGCTGGCCTTCCGCCACAAAGGCTCTTACAATCCATGAACTGCCTAGGAGCTGAGCTCCTGCCTTCCCTGTTCCGTGGGTCACCCTCATTGCCTCAGGACCAGTACCTGGGACCCTATTCTTTCCCCATCGGAAAAAATCCCCTGGCCTTCCCAGGTCCTGGAGCCCCCTCAACCTTCAGGGCACCCCcatcccagcccccaccccctagCCTTCATCAGCATGCAGGCTCAGGCTGCCCAAACACAAGGGGATTGTTCTTCTTGCATGCTcagggtggggggctgggagcaggcagcCCACACACCCTGGCAGGCCCAGGCCACAAGGAGGCTGGCTTGCCCCACCCTGTGTCCCCAGACGGGCTGTCCACCCTCCCTACTCCCATCACTGCTGCCGCTCCAGCCTCCATCACCATTGCCCAGTGGCGCTGACATCTTGAGGAAAGAGCTCTGAGCTGCACAGGTAGACCCCTGGGTTCTCCAGCTCTGCCAGTTGCCTCCCATGTAGCCTTACAAACATTTCCCTTCCTGTCTGGGCCTCGAGCCCCTCCTGTGATTGGTGAGACCTTTCCAGCTGTGACAGGCTGAGCCCAACTCAACTCTGTGAAACGCACCCCACCCCCCAGCTCTTCTTCCAGTCCCGCTCTTCCATGAGGAGACCCACTCTGCTCCCACCCTCTGAAAACCTAAAGCACAGCCCAAATCCCCTACCCCAGCAGCATAGCTAGGGAGCTCCTAGTCCTGGTAAAACGGCAGGAGTAGGGCTGGGGATGCTGAGAAAGGAACCAGGAATCCTGTCCAGGCAGGTCCTACCTCTGCCCATGTGGCTGGCCCCTCATGTCTGGGTCTTCTCACTCTACTCTCATTACTCCTCTGGGACCCTCAGCCCCATCTTTGGTTCCAAATGTCCCCAGGCCCCATGAACCTTAACTCTTCTCCCTGCACACTGACCCTGGTCTTGTCTCAAATTTCCTCTTTCTGGAGCTCTGTGTATAGTGGAAAGACAGGCTCAGAAATGCCCAACGGGGACTTCTTTGAGTTGCAGCAACATCTCTGAGGGGCACAGAGGCCTGAGTGATCACATCTGACTGGGAAGCCTGGGgagggcttcacagaggaggtggcatttgagaagGATTTTGACAGAGTGGGGAGGATGGGCCTTTTGAGCTGAGGTAAGCCTGGACAAAGGCCCGAAGGGCTGGAGGTGCTAAGTGTGTTCCGCAGCCTGGCATGTGTGAAGGATGGGGTGGAGATGAGACAAGAGAGACGGGCTGGATCATGAAGGTCCTTGATGGCCTGTCCGTGGAGCTCAGGCTTTATTCTTTGGGCACTGGGCAGCCGTGGGTGGCTGTTGAGCAGCAGAGTACAGTTTTCAGCACGGAGAATGGAAGCTAGAGGCCTTTCTCAGTGTAGGTGAGAGAGTGAGGGGATGGGTACCATGAGGCTGTGGCCTTTCTCctggagcccagcctgggccCGGGCTTGACTTGGTTTCCCTTGGTTCCGAATACTCCTGGGGGCTGCTTAATGATGGTGTATGGAAGCTGTAGTATTTCTGGCGCCTGCCAACTTGTCGGAGCTGCCTTTCCCTTCCTGGCACTTTGTCTATATGGCAGATCTGAATCAAGAAGCCAGAGGCTGGAACTTGTGGACCCCAGGATGCTCACCTGAggctccccactcccctcctcctctcccaacTATAGATGATTGGCCATGCCAGGAGACTGGGAGGCCAAGAGGCTGGGCACGTGTGTCCAAGGATGCTGGGGCAGTTCTTATGAAGGCCTGGCTAGTTAGGAGAGTGAGCATCTCCAGAGAAGGGATTGGGCAGAAGAGTTAGGAGCCCTGGATGCAGACCTGCTCTGGCCCAGGGTCCacccccaccacaccctgcctcccCGGATGCTCCGAGCCATTCCCCAGCATCACTGGGTGTGGCTAGCATGGCTGCTTTGGGAGTGGGAATAAGAGAAGGGGGCTGCTAGGTGGGGAGCTGGGGGTGCTGAGAGGATGTGGGGGGATGTGAGATGGAGAGTGAAGCCCAGGTGGGTCCACAGGCCCTAGCCGGTCCAGACATGCTGGCCAGCAGAGTGGAGGGAATCCCCCAAGGGGCGGGCCAGTCTACTTGAATCGCCTGGCCCCAGGAGCCCTCCCCTCCCCCGGATTGTTCTTGCTCCAGAACAAAGGCAGGGTGGACACTTGATCCCTGCATGTGGGGTGAGCTGGCTAAGCCCCCAGCCCTTTGATTGGGCAGCTGTCATGGGAGAGAGACAGCTgggggggaggggcaggaaggggGCAGCCACCATCGCTTACACAGCTGTCACCCCCCCCGCCCCGTCCAGCCTGAGTGGCTGAAAGCCAGGGACAGAAGGAGTGGgcactggggctggggagggggcctgGGAGTCAGGAGGGAATGCCCGAGGTCAGAGGCCTGGTGTGAGCTTGGTGTGTCCTGCCAGGGAGTCCTGCTGACCAGAGGGGGCTGGGCACCCTCGGAGGTGAGCTGGAGGTCACTGTGGCATGTTGTGTGGCTGCCACGTGGGTGGCCCGGCAAAGACCCAGGGCCCACCCGACTGGAGCAGCAAATGACTCCCTAGAGCCCCAGTGAGGGCAGGGGGAGCCAGTGATGCCTAATGGGGCTGCTTGTTCCTTGGGCCCTAGGAGAATAATTTGGAAGACATGGGTCAGAACCCCTTGTTCTTGCCTAAAGATGGGAAAGACCTTGAGAGTCTCTCAGAATAGGAAGGGCGCAGATAGACCAGCAACTCTCTCCCTAAACACAATACAGGTGGGTTTAGGTCAGGTGAGGACCTGGCCAAAGTTACCCACTGGACTTGGGGCGGTGGGTCTCTGCTGGAGACCCAGGCATCTTTTCATGGCAGAAGCTCTAGTTCTGGCCGTGTTCCAGCCCT containing:
- the ABHD14B gene encoding protein ABHD14B isoform X1 codes for the protein MWDREALGNGSRCEKNEFSGVYGRCELVATRGRPGAGPSPRPPLDGARLLPSVPPPSPVHRQHAPASRLRESTQLPRPFTSTAAAGMAASVEQREGTIQVQGQVLFFREARPGSGQARFSVLLLHGIRFSSETWQNLGTLHRLAQAGYRAVAIDLPGLGRSKEAAAPAPIGELAPASFLAAVVDALELGPPVVISPSLSGMYSLPFLTAPGSQLLGYVPVAPICTDKINAANYASVKTPALIVYGDQDPMGQTSFEHLKQLPNYRVLIMKGAGHPCYLDKPEEWHTGLLDFLQGLQ
- the ABHD14B gene encoding protein ABHD14B isoform X2, producing the protein MDAASLWPQEGAPEQGPVPAPRWMGPGFFPAFLLRPQFTASTRLLPVCASPRSSPGLGRSKEAAAPAPIGELAPASFLAAVVDALELGPPVVISPSLSGMYSLPFLTAPGSQLLGYVPVAPICTDKINAANYASVKTPALIVYGDQDPMGQTSFEHLKQLPNYRVLIMKGAGHPCYLDKPEEWHTGLLDFLQGLQ